A stretch of the Malus sylvestris chromosome 10, drMalSylv7.2, whole genome shotgun sequence genome encodes the following:
- the LOC126584308 gene encoding F-box protein SKIP22-like: MENNNEPAAGSGGRTWEKYSVPFFLKRDLVQGMRANQVSYTVPQILQHQGNNGNRVEAVVLEFRKWRQFMNVYGSFASGGSTCYRLRMDNKRFAPVIESVWENRNMNERDELVLEKEVLEFWRIVKDGIAMPLLIDLCTKVGLSAPSSLMCLPPELRMKILESLRGVDIAKVGRVCKELRNLASNDELWKKKYAEEFGDCKGGEGTMISWKCRFATSVKIRKQA; encoded by the exons ATGGAAAATAATAATGAGCCTGCTGCTGGTAGTGGTGGGAGAACTTGGGAGAAGTACTCAGTGCCGTTTTTCTTAAAGAGG GATTTAGTTCAGGGTATGCGGGCCAATCAGGTTTCGTACACGGTGCCTCAAATTCTGCAACATCAGGGCAATAACGGTAATAGGGTTGAAGCAGTTGTATTGGAGTTTCGTAAATGGCGTCaattcatgaatgtttatgggTCATTCGCCAGTGGTGGTTCTACGTGTTATCGGCTACGTATGGACAACAAAAGATTTGCTCCGGTGATTGAATCTGTTTGGGAAAATAGAAATATGAATGAGAGAGATGAGTTAGTTTTAGAAAAGGAAGTTTTGGAGTTTTGGAGGATTGTGAAAGATGGGATCGCAATGCCATTGCTGATTGATCTTTGCACGAAGGTGGGTTTGAGCGCCCCATCGAGCCTCATGTGCCTTCCACCGGAGCTCAGAATGAAGATTCTAGAGTCACTGCGTGGTGTTGACATTGCCAAAGTGGGTCGTGTTTGTAAGGAGCTGCGAAATCTTGCTAGTAACGATGAGTTGTGGAAGAAGAAGTATGCTGAGGAGTTTGGGGACTGTAAGGGAGGAGAAGGAACAATGATTAGCTGGAAGTGCAGATTTGCTACTAGCGTGAAAATTAGAAAACAGGCCTAA